A genomic segment from Sulfuritalea hydrogenivorans sk43H encodes:
- a CDS encoding prenyltransferase: MEPTLDALHNPFLRYFAATRPAFLSVTFVGCLLGLATAAYSGIPIGPALATATLFFALMAHAGANVINDYYDAISGCDAVNTERQFPFTGGSRFIQNGVLSQRATGIFGYALLAAVVPAGLWLTAVSASGLILIGLAGLVVGWSYSAPPLKLQSRGLGEFAITAGWLLVVVGSDFVQRHGFAFVPVAAGLGFALLVANVLYINQFPDVKADASAGKHTMVVRLGVAKARWGYVVIAALAYGWPLLMVLLGHLPKAAMIALLPAAASVAAARQLWSNAGQPAQLTPALKSTILAASLHGLVLAIVLATPWSRTI; encoded by the coding sequence ATGGAACCCACCCTGGACGCGCTGCACAACCCGTTTCTGCGCTACTTCGCGGCGACGCGGCCGGCGTTTCTCTCGGTCACCTTCGTCGGATGCCTGCTGGGCCTGGCTACTGCAGCATATTCCGGCATCCCCATCGGGCCCGCGCTGGCCACGGCGACCTTGTTCTTTGCCCTGATGGCGCACGCCGGCGCCAATGTCATCAACGACTACTACGATGCGATTTCCGGCTGCGACGCGGTCAACACCGAGCGCCAGTTTCCCTTCACCGGTGGGAGTCGCTTCATCCAGAACGGCGTTCTCTCGCAGCGCGCCACGGGCATCTTTGGCTATGCGCTGCTCGCCGCGGTGGTTCCCGCCGGACTGTGGCTGACCGCCGTCAGCGCCTCTGGCCTGATCCTGATCGGCCTGGCCGGTCTGGTGGTGGGCTGGTCGTACTCCGCGCCGCCGCTCAAGCTGCAGAGCCGCGGGCTGGGCGAATTCGCCATCACCGCGGGTTGGCTGCTGGTCGTCGTCGGCAGCGACTTCGTGCAGCGCCACGGCTTTGCTTTTGTCCCGGTTGCCGCCGGTCTTGGCTTTGCCCTGCTGGTGGCCAACGTGCTTTACATCAACCAGTTTCCGGATGTGAAGGCCGATGCCAGTGCCGGCAAGCACACGATGGTGGTGCGGCTGGGCGTGGCCAAGGCACGCTGGGGTTATGTGGTGATTGCCGCGCTGGCCTACGGCTGGCCCCTGCTGATGGTGCTGCTGGGCCATCTGCCCAAGGCAGCCATGATCGCCTTGCTGCCCGCTGCCGCCAGTGTCGCCGCAGCCCGCCAGCTCTGGTCCAATGCCGGGCAACCGGCGCAGCTCACCCCCGCGCTGAAATCGACCATCCTTGCCGCCAGCCTTCATGGTCTGGTCCTGGCCATCGTTCTAGCCACCCCGTGGAGCCGCACGATCTGA
- a CDS encoding TlpA disulfide reductase family protein, translating into MAHAAGSDALFAATLTGTDEKPVALESYRGKPMVVNFWARWCGPCRVEIPELIKAHDKYRKKGLVVLGIGLEDKAESVRDFMKAYEMNYPVLLARDKGIELMQALGNPKAGLPFTIVINRQGEIVASKLGAMKKAEIEAAAETALK; encoded by the coding sequence ATGGCACATGCCGCCGGCAGCGACGCGCTGTTCGCTGCAACGCTGACCGGCACCGACGAAAAGCCTGTTGCGCTGGAAAGCTATCGCGGCAAGCCCATGGTCGTGAATTTCTGGGCACGCTGGTGCGGCCCGTGCCGGGTCGAGATTCCGGAGCTGATCAAGGCCCACGACAAGTACCGGAAGAAGGGACTGGTGGTGCTCGGCATCGGCCTCGAAGACAAGGCCGAATCGGTGCGCGATTTCATGAAGGCCTACGAGATGAACTACCCGGTGCTGCTGGCCAGGGACAAGGGCATCGAGCTGATGCAGGCACTGGGCAATCCCAAGGCCGGCCTGCCGTTCACCATAGTCATCAACCGACAGGGCGAGATCGTGGCGAGCAAGCTGGGCGCCATGAAAAAAGCCGAAATCGAAGCCGCCGCCGAGACGGCTCTTAAATAA
- a CDS encoding ABC transporter permease, translating into MKQLWLTAKLDIVESLRARWFQIYTLVFGGIVALLFLFGLTESRVLGFIGLSRLLVTYIQLTMAILPIFVLITTVRSVAGDREAGVYEYLLSLPVSLAAWFWGKILGRYIVIFLPVFGAMVLAVLIALVRGIEVPWGIFGYYTGLLAVMAACFLGIGMLISALARSTDMAQGAAFLVWLTLLLFLDLILLGVMIQGKVTPEVAVTMALANPLQVFRTAALALFDPQLIVLGPSAYVILDMFGVTGYKVFALVYPTVLGVAAATLGYQLFRRGDLP; encoded by the coding sequence ATGAAACAACTCTGGCTTACCGCCAAACTCGACATCGTCGAATCGCTGCGCGCGCGCTGGTTCCAGATCTACACGCTGGTATTCGGCGGCATCGTCGCGCTGCTGTTCCTCTTCGGCCTGACCGAATCGCGCGTGCTGGGCTTCATCGGCCTGTCGCGCCTGCTGGTCACCTACATCCAACTGACCATGGCGATCCTGCCGATCTTCGTCCTCATCACCACCGTGCGTTCGGTGGCGGGCGACCGCGAGGCCGGCGTCTATGAATACCTGCTGTCGCTGCCGGTCTCGCTTGCGGCGTGGTTCTGGGGCAAGATCCTCGGCCGCTACATCGTGATCTTCCTGCCGGTGTTCGGCGCCATGGTGCTGGCGGTGCTGATTGCGCTGGTGCGCGGCATCGAAGTGCCGTGGGGCATCTTCGGCTACTACACCGGCTTGCTCGCCGTGATGGCCGCCTGCTTCCTCGGCATCGGCATGCTGATCTCGGCGTTGGCGCGCAGCACCGACATGGCGCAGGGCGCCGCCTTCCTCGTCTGGCTGACGCTGCTGCTGTTCCTCGACCTGATCCTGCTCGGCGTCATGATCCAGGGCAAGGTCACGCCGGAAGTCGCGGTCACCATGGCGCTGGCCAACCCTCTGCAGGTGTTCCGCACCGCCGCGCTGGCACTGTTCGACCCGCAGCTGATCGTGCTCGGGCCATCGGCCTATGTGATTCTCGACATGTTCGGCGTCACCGGCTACAAGGTATTCGCCCTGGTCTATCCGACGGTGCTCGGCGTCGCTGCGGCGACCCTCGGTTATCAGCTGTTCCGCCGCGGCGACTTGCCGTGA
- a CDS encoding ABC transporter ATP-binding protein codes for MIRFSNVAKSFRKTRVLDDISLDIGLSERVALIGSNGAGKTTLIRCLLGEYTFDGQVTIDGRDPRQERTAVLGAIGFVPQLPPPLKMPVAQLIDFSAALCGTDPVRIHELAQRLGLDLTPILARPFVKLSGGMKQKLLIAIALGRDAKVLVMDEPAANLDPEARKIFFELLAERQEDVTMLISSHRLNEVSALVNRVIEMDMGKVVLDDRVADDVSLSGQFACRISIKRNEAAFTKAMQTWNFRDLGNGLEWEGEVPGPDRLRFMGMTSRYVALISDYSLQEAGKVMPPAEPGAASLADGAGESAN; via the coding sequence ATGATCCGTTTTTCAAACGTAGCAAAAAGCTTTCGCAAGACTCGCGTACTGGACGACATCAGCCTCGACATCGGCCTGTCCGAGCGCGTCGCCCTGATCGGCTCCAACGGCGCCGGGAAGACCACCCTGATTCGCTGCCTGCTGGGCGAATACACTTTCGACGGCCAGGTGACGATCGACGGTCGCGATCCGCGCCAGGAGCGCACGGCAGTGCTGGGCGCGATCGGTTTCGTGCCGCAACTGCCGCCGCCGCTGAAAATGCCGGTGGCCCAGTTGATCGATTTTTCCGCCGCTCTGTGCGGCACCGATCCGGTGCGCATTCATGAACTGGCGCAGCGCCTGGGCCTCGATCTGACGCCGATCCTGGCGCGGCCTTTCGTCAAGCTCTCCGGCGGCATGAAACAGAAGCTGCTGATCGCGATCGCGCTCGGACGCGATGCCAAGGTGCTGGTGATGGACGAACCGGCCGCCAACCTCGACCCCGAGGCGCGCAAGATATTCTTCGAACTCCTCGCCGAGCGGCAGGAGGACGTCACCATGCTGATATCCAGCCATCGCCTGAACGAGGTGTCGGCGCTGGTGAATCGCGTGATCGAAATGGACATGGGCAAGGTGGTGCTGGACGACCGCGTGGCCGACGATGTGTCGCTCTCCGGCCAGTTCGCCTGCCGCATCTCGATCAAGCGCAACGAGGCCGCATTCACCAAGGCAATGCAGACCTGGAACTTCCGCGATCTCGGCAATGGCCTGGAATGGGAGGGCGAAGTCCCCGGTCCCGATCGCCTGCGCTTCATGGGAATGACATCGCGCTACGTCGCGCTGATCAGCGATTATTCCCTGCAGGAAGCGGGAAAAGTTATGCCTCCGGCGGAGCCGGGGGCGGCATCCCTTGCGGACGGTGCTGGCGAGTCGGCGAATTGA
- a CDS encoding NapH/MauN family ferredoxin-type protein, whose amino-acid sequence MNIYLKRRFFDQIAVMFGREAKKPGAISERAQEIHILKRATNKERLQEAMVAHENAQKVHKWRNRRWAVLVVANLLFTVSFWLDIQILEGALTASRFIGFHLIDLNSALQVMLAHKHIIVNLVIGTGTVFVLWLLLGGRTFCSWVCPYHLLAEGAEKIHLWLVKKKLVTDQNIDRRLRTLSWIVFAVLALATGYTVFEAISPTGIVSRALIYGPGLALLWVLALLVFEVFFSRRAWCRYACPIGLTYGVVGIFSPVRIKYKLDGCFHEGDCRKVCLVPHVLDTVIKGRAVDTEIPIGPDCTRCGLCVDTCPTGSLTFDVKGLSKLL is encoded by the coding sequence ATGAATATCTACCTCAAACGCCGATTCTTCGACCAGATCGCGGTGATGTTCGGCCGCGAGGCGAAAAAGCCAGGGGCGATTTCCGAGCGTGCCCAGGAAATCCACATCCTCAAGCGCGCCACCAACAAGGAGCGCCTGCAGGAAGCCATGGTCGCGCATGAAAATGCGCAGAAGGTGCACAAATGGCGCAACCGGCGCTGGGCGGTGCTCGTCGTGGCGAACCTGCTGTTCACGGTTTCATTCTGGCTTGATATCCAGATTCTCGAAGGTGCACTGACGGCATCGCGCTTCATCGGTTTTCACCTGATCGACTTGAACTCGGCGCTGCAGGTGATGCTGGCGCACAAGCACATCATCGTCAATCTGGTGATCGGCACCGGTACGGTGTTCGTCCTCTGGCTGCTGCTGGGCGGGCGCACATTCTGTTCCTGGGTATGTCCTTATCATCTTCTGGCGGAAGGCGCGGAGAAGATCCATCTCTGGCTGGTGAAGAAGAAACTGGTGACCGACCAGAATATCGATCGTCGCCTGCGCACCCTCTCGTGGATCGTGTTCGCGGTCCTGGCCCTGGCCACCGGCTACACCGTGTTCGAGGCGATTTCACCGACCGGCATCGTCTCGCGGGCGCTGATCTACGGTCCGGGCCTGGCCCTGTTGTGGGTGCTGGCGCTGCTGGTGTTCGAAGTGTTCTTTTCGCGCCGCGCCTGGTGCCGCTATGCCTGTCCGATCGGCCTGACTTACGGCGTGGTCGGCATCTTCTCGCCGGTGCGCATCAAGTACAAACTCGATGGTTGCTTCCACGAAGGCGATTGCCGCAAGGTCTGCCTGGTCCCGCATGTGCTCGATACCGTCATCAAGGGACGTGCGGTGGACACCGAAATTCCGATCGGCCCCGATTGCACCCGCTGCGGACTCTGCGTCGACACCTGCCCCACGGGTTCGCTTACCTTCGACGTCAAGGGCCTTTCCAAGCTGCTATGA
- a CDS encoding 4Fe-4S dicluster domain-containing protein, translating to MLRTILLTGGVMGAALSGYLPLVYAQKKRLRPPGALDEKDFLSSCIKCGQCVQVCPVQAIKLADLVDGFGVGAPYIDAREQACDFSCDAVQCILACPTGSLVYKKPAFLGVRKGAKLAAAPILKAKEKDAEPTLNLSERIGVARLTRPEACLAIQGKGFKGQVRGASFKGRMRYMEVNRWKPIRVADHPYDVAECDLCVRECPVKGAISIETVFAPDGTKRKSPVVHEPCVGCGVCEMICPVEPTCIVIDAREVWNT from the coding sequence GTGTTGCGCACCATTCTGCTGACCGGCGGGGTGATGGGCGCTGCGCTCTCCGGCTATCTGCCCCTGGTCTATGCCCAGAAAAAGCGTCTGCGGCCCCCGGGTGCGCTGGACGAAAAGGATTTCCTGTCGTCCTGCATCAAGTGCGGGCAATGCGTTCAGGTCTGCCCGGTACAGGCGATCAAGCTTGCTGACCTGGTCGACGGTTTTGGCGTTGGCGCACCTTACATCGATGCGCGCGAGCAGGCCTGCGATTTCTCCTGCGATGCGGTGCAGTGCATCCTGGCGTGTCCCACCGGGTCGCTGGTCTACAAGAAGCCGGCCTTCCTCGGCGTGCGCAAGGGCGCCAAACTGGCAGCCGCACCCATCCTCAAGGCCAAGGAAAAGGATGCCGAACCGACACTGAACCTGAGCGAGCGCATCGGCGTCGCGCGCCTGACGCGACCGGAAGCCTGCCTTGCAATACAGGGCAAGGGTTTCAAGGGACAAGTGCGCGGGGCATCGTTCAAGGGCCGCATGCGCTACATGGAGGTGAATCGCTGGAAGCCGATCCGCGTCGCCGATCATCCCTATGATGTCGCCGAGTGCGACCTTTGCGTGCGCGAATGCCCGGTCAAGGGAGCGATTTCAATCGAAACCGTGTTTGCCCCGGACGGCACCAAGCGCAAGTCGCCGGTGGTGCATGAACCCTGCGTCGGTTGTGGCGTCTGCGAGATGATCTGCCCCGTGGAGCCGACCTGTATCGTGATCGACGCGCGCGAGGTGTGGAACACATGA
- the nosD gene encoding nitrous oxide reductase family maturation protein NosD encodes MKLKRWLALLPALLLGVSSLLVARPADRDADEDKPPGFGSTADLSTAPRVGVDRPKPTYMLHERDKRVHGLKPFQDLVDAAPAGSTLRPPPGAYSGPVVMTKPLIIDGGGQVTIDAGDKGTVFSLQADGAVLRGLHLTGSGDSHDTDDSCLDVRGHRNVIEGLVIDNCLFGIDLKQSSDSVLRNNKIRSKPRELGVRGDGLRLWYSDRNLIEGNEVVDSRDMVAWYSHDNIYRKNVGKRSRYSIHFMFANNNVVEDNSFYDNSVGVYFMYTEGGVLRNNLISHATGAAGMAVGFKEASNAVVEGNEIIYCAVGIGSDLSPFQPDSKIWVRNNRFAYNGIAVKLTSELGGNVVTDNVFEGNLTNVVQAGRGESGRNEWRGNYWDDYQGFDRDHNGIGDTPYELYAYADQIWIEMPPARFFKNSPVMELLDFLERLAPFSSPELTLKDDKPRFTKPQLIKSKVTE; translated from the coding sequence ATGAAACTGAAACGCTGGCTGGCTTTGCTGCCTGCCTTGCTGCTCGGTGTCTCATCGCTGCTGGTAGCGCGCCCCGCGGACCGCGACGCCGACGAGGACAAGCCCCCCGGTTTCGGATCGACAGCGGACCTGTCCACCGCGCCGCGGGTTGGCGTGGACCGGCCCAAGCCGACCTACATGCTCCATGAGCGCGACAAGCGCGTGCATGGTTTGAAGCCGTTCCAGGATCTGGTGGATGCGGCACCGGCGGGCTCGACGCTGCGTCCGCCGCCCGGCGCATATTCCGGCCCGGTCGTGATGACCAAGCCCTTGATCATCGATGGTGGCGGGCAGGTGACGATCGACGCCGGCGACAAGGGTACCGTGTTTTCGCTACAAGCCGACGGCGCGGTATTGCGCGGCCTGCATCTGACAGGCTCCGGCGATTCGCACGATACCGACGACTCGTGTCTGGATGTGCGTGGTCACCGCAACGTGATCGAGGGTCTGGTGATCGACAACTGCCTGTTCGGCATCGATCTGAAGCAGTCGAGCGACAGCGTCCTGCGCAACAACAAGATACGTTCGAAGCCCCGCGAACTTGGCGTGCGCGGCGACGGGCTGCGACTCTGGTACAGCGACCGCAACCTGATCGAAGGCAACGAGGTGGTCGATTCGCGCGACATGGTGGCCTGGTATTCCCACGACAACATCTATCGCAAGAATGTCGGCAAGCGCAGCCGCTATTCGATCCACTTCATGTTCGCCAACAACAACGTGGTCGAGGACAACAGCTTCTATGACAACTCCGTTGGCGTGTATTTCATGTACACCGAGGGCGGAGTGCTGCGCAACAACCTGATCTCCCATGCAACCGGCGCCGCCGGCATGGCGGTCGGGTTCAAGGAGGCCAGCAACGCGGTAGTCGAAGGCAACGAGATCATCTACTGCGCGGTCGGCATCGGCTCCGATTTGTCGCCCTTCCAGCCCGACAGCAAGATCTGGGTGCGCAACAATCGCTTTGCCTACAACGGCATTGCGGTAAAGTTGACCAGCGAACTGGGCGGCAATGTGGTCACCGACAATGTCTTTGAGGGTAACCTGACCAATGTGGTGCAAGCCGGGCGCGGCGAATCCGGCCGCAACGAATGGCGGGGCAACTACTGGGACGACTACCAGGGCTTCGATCGCGATCACAACGGAATCGGCGATACGCCCTACGAACTCTATGCCTACGCCGACCAGATATGGATCGAAATGCCGCCGGCGCGGTTCTTCAAGAACTCGCCGGTGATGGAACTGCTGGATTTTCTTGAGCGACTGGCGCCTTTTTCGTCGCCGGAGCTGACTCTGAAGGATGACAAGCCGCGCTTCACCAAGCCGCAACTGATCAAGAGTAAGGTGACAGAATGA
- a CDS encoding c-type cytochrome: MYKSLTLALSIALIPAFALAAPPAEKKAGIESKDYKWNAQEGEKIEALKLKGNAKAGKEGYEVCGACHLPSGAGRSDGTFPQLAGQHTTVLIKQMADIRAGLRDNPTMYPFAKELTDAQELANVSAYIESLCIPVDHGKYEGPDAAKQIADGKAMYEKECIECHKANGEGVKDKFYPVLAGQHYKYLLRQMTEIRDGHRRNANPDMVKIIKKYDNAQLVAISAYQASLTMPGSMCKAAPAKGGKKK; encoded by the coding sequence ATGTACAAGTCACTGACACTGGCGCTCTCGATAGCACTGATTCCCGCATTTGCGCTGGCGGCGCCGCCAGCCGAAAAGAAGGCGGGCATTGAATCCAAGGATTACAAATGGAACGCCCAGGAAGGCGAGAAGATCGAGGCGCTCAAGCTCAAGGGCAATGCCAAGGCCGGCAAGGAAGGTTATGAGGTTTGCGGTGCCTGTCACCTGCCCTCAGGCGCCGGTCGTTCCGATGGCACCTTCCCGCAGTTGGCCGGCCAGCACACCACGGTGCTGATCAAGCAGATGGCCGACATTCGCGCCGGTCTGCGTGACAATCCGACCATGTACCCCTTTGCCAAGGAGCTGACTGACGCGCAGGAACTGGCGAACGTTTCGGCTTACATTGAAAGCCTGTGCATTCCGGTTGATCACGGCAAGTACGAGGGTCCCGATGCCGCCAAGCAGATCGCCGACGGCAAGGCGATGTACGAGAAGGAGTGTATCGAGTGCCACAAGGCCAACGGCGAAGGCGTCAAGGACAAGTTCTATCCGGTGCTGGCCGGCCAGCACTACAAGTACCTGCTGCGCCAGATGACGGAAATCCGTGACGGGCATCGCCGCAACGCCAACCCGGACATGGTCAAGATCATCAAGAAGTATGACAACGCTCAGCTCGTTGCCATCTCGGCCTATCAGGCAAGCCTGACCATGCCGGGCTCGATGTGCAAGGCAGCCCCGGCCAAGGGCGGCAAGAAGAAGTAA
- a CDS encoding c-type cytochrome: MKYGLVLAAVAVTSFAAPALADGKALYLEKTCIACHGKDAKKPLTPEYPKLAGQNAKYAEKQMQDIKSGARANGNSAAMKGVMHLVSDDEIKQLAKYLSEIK; the protein is encoded by the coding sequence ATGAAGTACGGATTGGTTCTTGCGGCGGTTGCCGTCACTTCCTTCGCCGCACCGGCTCTGGCCGACGGCAAGGCGCTGTATCTTGAAAAAACCTGCATTGCCTGTCATGGCAAGGATGCCAAGAAGCCGCTGACCCCCGAGTATCCCAAGCTGGCCGGGCAGAATGCGAAGTACGCCGAGAAGCAGATGCAGGACATCAAGAGCGGCGCGCGCGCCAATGGCAACTCGGCGGCAATGAAGGGCGTCATGCATCTGGTATCGGATGATGAAATCAAGCAACTGGCCAAGTATCTCTCCGAAATTAAATAA
- the nosZ gene encoding Sec-dependent nitrous-oxide reductase, producing the protein MKQFNKQATSLLLAAGMGLAATAAWSADNLADVLKARGLSQQDLLAAAKTYVPTGKRDEFVAFSSGGQSGQVIVYSIPSMRILKYIGVFTPEPWQGYGFDESSKKVLAQGRIDGKDITWGDTHHPAISETNGEYDGQFLFINDKANPRLAVIDLRDFETKQIVVNPIFKSEHGGAFVTTNTEYVIEAAQYPAPLENKKFYPLEEMNEKYRGGVTYWKFDRKEGRIVTKDSFSLELPPYWQDLSDAGKGASEGWSFTNSFCSERYVGGIEKGRPPYEAGCSAKDTDYLHVINWKKAAEVVKAGKAKKINGHDVISIETAVKEGLLYLIPEPKSPHGVDVTPDGKHIVVAGKLDTHVSVYSFEKIQAAIKAGKFESKDAYGIPVIGMKDALHTQVSLGLGPLHTQYDSKACVAYTSLYVDSQVAKWNYCEGKVLDKISVHYNIGHLMTMEGDSTKPAGKYLVALNKLSIDRFVPVGPLQPQSHQLIDISGDKMQLLYDMPLPLGEPHYVVAIDAKKLKPAVRYKVGTDSRTDKPHPGAVRAGEEKIVRKGNKVEVFGTLIRSHITPETIDVEVGDEVTINLTNLERAQDETHGFTVSTYNVHASVEPGKTVAVKFKADKEGVYPYYCTEFCSALHLEMMGYMLVKPKGWKPSAKKELAKGSYTEADYKATVKKVADTQAIIDSVVAYITSVNYKDFPDVVAMVEDAFDQLGKTKGLKEKHEGFAAKKDWENANLWAEQIWQYQVKTADLGLRAKTYLEQNGARKVK; encoded by the coding sequence ATGAAGCAGTTTAACAAGCAAGCTACCTCGCTGCTGCTGGCAGCCGGCATGGGGCTGGCGGCGACCGCAGCCTGGTCGGCCGACAACCTGGCGGATGTGCTGAAAGCGCGCGGTTTGAGTCAGCAGGATCTGCTGGCTGCCGCCAAGACCTATGTGCCTACCGGCAAGCGCGACGAATTCGTCGCCTTCAGTTCCGGCGGTCAGTCGGGCCAGGTCATTGTGTACAGCATTCCCTCGATGCGCATCCTCAAGTACATCGGCGTGTTCACGCCGGAACCCTGGCAGGGCTACGGCTTCGACGAGAGCTCGAAGAAGGTGCTTGCACAGGGCCGTATCGACGGCAAGGACATCACCTGGGGCGATACGCACCATCCGGCAATTTCGGAAACCAATGGCGAGTATGACGGCCAGTTCCTGTTCATCAACGACAAGGCCAATCCGCGCCTCGCCGTGATCGACCTGCGCGACTTCGAAACCAAGCAGATCGTCGTCAATCCGATCTTCAAGTCCGAGCACGGCGGCGCCTTCGTCACCACCAACACCGAGTACGTGATAGAAGCCGCCCAGTATCCGGCGCCGCTGGAGAACAAGAAGTTCTACCCGCTCGAGGAAATGAACGAGAAGTATCGCGGCGGCGTCACCTACTGGAAGTTCGACCGCAAGGAAGGCCGCATCGTAACGAAGGATTCCTTCTCGCTCGAACTGCCGCCCTACTGGCAGGATCTGTCGGACGCCGGCAAGGGTGCATCCGAAGGCTGGTCGTTCACCAACTCCTTCTGTTCCGAGCGCTACGTCGGCGGCATCGAGAAGGGCCGTCCGCCGTATGAGGCCGGTTGCTCCGCCAAGGACACCGACTATCTGCACGTGATCAACTGGAAGAAGGCTGCCGAAGTCGTCAAGGCCGGCAAGGCCAAGAAGATCAACGGCCACGACGTGATCTCGATCGAGACGGCCGTCAAGGAAGGTTTGCTGTATCTGATTCCCGAGCCGAAGAGCCCGCACGGTGTCGACGTGACGCCGGATGGCAAGCACATCGTGGTTGCCGGCAAGCTTGACACGCACGTTTCGGTGTATAGCTTCGAGAAGATCCAGGCCGCCATCAAGGCCGGCAAGTTCGAGTCCAAGGACGCCTACGGCATCCCGGTGATCGGCATGAAGGATGCGCTGCATACGCAGGTATCGCTGGGCCTCGGCCCCCTGCATACACAGTATGACAGCAAGGCCTGCGTCGCCTACACCTCGCTGTACGTGGATTCGCAAGTTGCCAAGTGGAACTATTGCGAAGGCAAGGTGCTGGACAAGATCAGCGTGCACTACAACATCGGTCACCTGATGACCATGGAAGGCGATTCGACCAAGCCGGCCGGCAAGTACCTGGTCGCGCTGAACAAGCTTTCCATCGATCGTTTCGTGCCGGTTGGCCCGCTGCAGCCGCAGAGCCATCAGCTGATCGACATCAGCGGCGACAAGATGCAGTTGCTGTATGACATGCCCCTGCCGCTGGGCGAGCCGCACTACGTGGTGGCCATCGATGCGAAGAAGCTGAAGCCCGCCGTGCGCTACAAGGTCGGCACCGACAGCCGCACCGACAAGCCGCATCCGGGTGCCGTTCGCGCCGGCGAGGAGAAGATCGTCAGGAAGGGCAACAAGGTCGAAGTGTTCGGCACCCTGATCCGTTCGCACATCACGCCGGAAACCATCGATGTCGAAGTCGGCGACGAAGTGACGATCAACCTGACCAACCTCGAGCGCGCCCAGGACGAAACCCACGGCTTCACGGTATCGACCTACAACGTTCATGCGTCGGTCGAGCCGGGCAAGACCGTGGCCGTCAAGTTCAAGGCCGACAAGGAGGGCGTCTACCCATACTACTGCACCGAGTTCTGCTCCGCGCTGCACCTGGAGATGATGGGCTACATGCTGGTCAAGCCGAAGGGCTGGAAGCCGTCCGCCAAGAAGGAACTGGCGAAGGGCAGCTATACGGAAGCCGACTACAAGGCGACAGTGAAGAAGGTAGCCGACACCCAGGCCATCATCGACTCCGTCGTGGCTTACATCACCAGCGTCAACTACAAGGACTTCCCGGATGTCGTGGCCATGGTCGAGGATGCATTCGACCAGTTGGGCAAGACCAAGGGTCTCAAGGAGAAGCATGAAGGCTTTGCCGCCAAGAAGGATTGGGAAAATGCCAACCTCTGGGCCGAGCAGATCTGGCAATACCAGGTCAAGACCGCCGACCTCGGTCTGCGCGCCAAGACCTACCTTGAGCAAAATGGAGCCAGGAAGGTCAAGTAA
- a CDS encoding response regulator transcription factor → MNETMLIIEDDDTFSATLLRALKRRGYAAEAARSAAAAVGMAQAAAPDKVVLDLNLDGSSGLGLIPRLLEINPACRIVVLTGYASITTAVDAIKLGAVQYLAKPVDVDTLLRAFGHSLENDERSSEAGTASGVPSTPMSVDRMEWEHIQRVLREQKGNISATARALNMHRRTLQRKLLKRPAKQ, encoded by the coding sequence ATGAACGAGACCATGCTGATCATAGAAGACGATGACACATTCAGCGCCACGCTGCTGCGCGCGCTGAAGCGGCGCGGCTACGCGGCGGAGGCCGCGCGCTCGGCGGCGGCGGCGGTCGGCATGGCGCAGGCGGCCGCGCCGGACAAGGTGGTGCTGGATCTCAATCTCGACGGATCATCCGGCCTCGGCTTGATTCCGCGCCTGCTGGAAATCAACCCCGCCTGCCGCATCGTGGTTCTGACCGGCTACGCCAGCATCACCACGGCGGTCGATGCGATCAAGCTGGGTGCCGTGCAGTACCTGGCCAAACCGGTGGATGTCGACACGCTGCTGCGCGCCTTCGGTCACTCGCTGGAGAACGATGAACGTTCGTCCGAAGCCGGCACGGCTTCAGGCGTCCCGTCAACGCCCATGTCGGTCGATCGCATGGAATGGGAGCACATCCAGCGTGTCCTGCGCGAGCAGAAAGGCAACATATCGGCCACCGCGCGGGCGCTCAACATGCATCGGCGCACCTTGCAGCGCAAGCTGCTGAAGCGGCCGGCAAAGCAGTAA